A part of Streptomyces sp. NBC_01497 genomic DNA contains:
- a CDS encoding LOG family protein has product MPIPQQRHEPGERSEHGLPADREIETLEEFDLRAAGGALGGYRVQSVDLTDRTRQLLDLDTAGSVFLGCPMQPEALAKVRADGAMVFPPVPNLPFDPYRGLLYTPDQLFEGLSGEGYEVTPDARAYAWFQRTKDDGDILASTLRAVHDDAVSDALDEFLSGARVVGVMGGHAMERGTAAYAGAARLGRTLARAGLTVATGGGPGAMEAANLGAYLSPFDDEALGEALELLGATPSFRPSVTDWARAAFAIRTRRPDGGRSVGIPTWFYGHEPPNPFASHIAKYFANALREDGLLARCTAGVVFLPGAAGTVQEIFDAATPNYYGSRGEPAPMVLVDREHWTTDLPAWPLLRALAEGRAMQDRIALVDTVDEAPAALAALTRRAAGV; this is encoded by the coding sequence GTGCCGATACCGCAGCAGAGACATGAACCGGGTGAGCGCAGCGAGCACGGGCTTCCGGCGGACCGGGAGATCGAGACGCTGGAGGAGTTCGACCTCAGGGCGGCGGGGGGTGCGCTGGGCGGATACCGGGTGCAGTCCGTCGATCTGACGGACCGTACGCGGCAGTTGCTCGACCTGGACACCGCGGGCTCCGTCTTCCTCGGCTGTCCGATGCAACCCGAGGCCCTGGCGAAGGTGCGCGCGGACGGCGCGATGGTCTTCCCGCCGGTGCCGAACCTGCCGTTCGACCCGTACCGCGGACTGCTGTACACCCCCGACCAGCTCTTCGAGGGGCTGTCCGGCGAGGGGTACGAGGTGACGCCCGACGCCCGCGCGTACGCCTGGTTCCAGCGCACCAAGGACGACGGCGACATCCTCGCCTCGACGCTGCGTGCCGTGCACGACGACGCGGTCTCCGACGCCCTCGACGAATTCCTCTCCGGGGCGCGGGTGGTGGGGGTGATGGGCGGCCACGCGATGGAGCGCGGCACCGCCGCGTACGCGGGCGCGGCCCGCCTCGGCAGGACGCTGGCACGGGCCGGGCTGACCGTCGCGACGGGTGGCGGCCCCGGCGCGATGGAGGCGGCGAACCTCGGCGCGTACCTCTCGCCGTTCGACGACGAGGCGCTGGGAGAGGCGCTGGAGCTGCTCGGCGCGACGCCGTCGTTCCGGCCGTCCGTCACCGACTGGGCCCGCGCCGCCTTCGCGATCAGGACGCGCCGGCCGGACGGCGGACGTTCCGTGGGGATCCCGACCTGGTTCTACGGGCACGAGCCGCCGAACCCGTTCGCGAGCCACATCGCGAAGTACTTCGCCAACGCGCTGCGCGAGGACGGGCTGCTGGCCCGGTGCACCGCCGGAGTCGTGTTCCTGCCGGGCGCGGCCGGCACCGTGCAGGAGATCTTCGACGCGGCGACGCCCAACTACTACGGGTCGCGCGGCGAGCCCGCCCCGATGGTCCTGGTCGACCGGGAGCACTGGACGACGGACCTGCCGGCCTGGCCCCTGCTCCGCGCGCTCGCCGAGGGGCGGGCCATGCAGGACCGGATCGCGCTCGTCGACACGGTGGACGAGGCGCCTGCGGCGCTGGCCGCGCTCACGCGGCGGGCGGCCGGCGTCTGA
- a CDS encoding GNAT family N-acetyltransferase produces the protein MDEAERVVAGEPGPGDRWAPGYPDAFDVKGVSSYLATCSISGDPTPFGTYEIRRGSDGYAIGGLGFNGPPDAEDTVTVGYSVIASEHGNGYATEALRGLLAHLRALGVRGVKGDTDHGNLASQRVMAAAGMRQVGEDDRLRYYALRF, from the coding sequence GTGGACGAGGCCGAACGGGTCGTCGCGGGCGAGCCGGGACCCGGTGACCGCTGGGCGCCCGGCTACCCGGACGCGTTCGACGTCAAGGGCGTCAGCTCGTACCTCGCGACGTGCTCGATCAGCGGGGATCCGACGCCGTTCGGCACGTACGAGATCCGGCGCGGGAGCGACGGGTACGCGATAGGCGGCCTCGGCTTCAACGGCCCGCCGGACGCCGAGGACACCGTGACGGTCGGCTACAGCGTCATCGCGTCCGAGCACGGCAACGGCTACGCCACCGAGGCGCTGCGCGGGCTTCTCGCCCACCTGCGGGCGCTGGGCGTGCGCGGTGTGAAGGGCGACACCGACCACGGCAACCTCGCGTCGCAGCGGGTGATGGCGGCGGCCGGGATGCGGCAGGTCGGCGAGGACGACCGGCTCCGGTACTACGCGCTGCGGTTCTGA
- a CDS encoding ABC transporter permease produces MAVPFAFFAVFFAYPVISIVGRGLKTADGWQFGAVTRVLGRADILHVLWFTLWQALASTGLTLLVALPGAYVFARFSFPGKQVLRAVVTVPFVLPTVVAGTAFLALLGRGGLLDQLWGVRLDTTVWAILLAHVFFNYAVVVRTVGGLWSQLDPRQEEAARVLGAGRFAAWRKVTLPALGPAVAAAALMVFLFTFTSFGVIQVLGGPGFSTLEVEIYRQTAQLLQLPTAAILTLVQFVAVGAVLGVHAWTVRRRESALRLVDAATTARGPRGAGQWALLSGVLLSIALLLLLPLGVLVERSFATPGGFGLSYYRALTALDASGTFLVPPLESVGNSLRYAAVATAIALVIGGLAAAALTRRAGRLVRGFDALLMLPLGVSAVTVGFGFLISLDKPPLDLRSSWILVPLAQALVGVPFVVRTMLPVLRAVDIRLREAAAVLGASPLRAFREVDLPLVGRALLVAAGFAFAVSLGEFGATVFIARPDNPTLPVAVARLLARPGDLTYGEAMALSTVLMIVCAASLLLLERIRTDRSGEF; encoded by the coding sequence ATGGCCGTGCCGTTCGCCTTCTTCGCGGTCTTCTTCGCCTACCCCGTCATCTCCATCGTGGGGCGCGGCCTGAAGACGGCGGACGGCTGGCAGTTCGGCGCGGTCACCCGGGTGCTGGGCCGGGCGGACATCCTGCACGTGCTGTGGTTCACGCTGTGGCAGGCCCTCGCCTCGACGGGGCTCACCCTGCTGGTCGCGCTGCCCGGCGCGTACGTCTTCGCCCGGTTCTCCTTCCCCGGCAAGCAGGTGCTGCGGGCGGTCGTGACCGTGCCGTTCGTGCTGCCGACCGTCGTCGCGGGCACCGCGTTCCTGGCTCTGCTCGGCCGTGGCGGACTGCTCGACCAGCTGTGGGGCGTCAGGCTCGACACGACGGTCTGGGCGATCCTGCTCGCACACGTCTTCTTCAACTACGCCGTCGTGGTACGGACCGTCGGGGGCCTGTGGTCGCAGCTGGACCCCCGTCAGGAGGAGGCCGCCCGGGTGCTCGGCGCCGGCCGGTTCGCCGCCTGGCGCAAGGTGACCCTGCCGGCGCTCGGACCCGCCGTCGCCGCCGCCGCGCTCATGGTGTTCCTCTTCACCTTCACCTCCTTCGGCGTCATCCAGGTCCTCGGCGGTCCCGGTTTCTCCACCCTGGAGGTGGAGATCTACCGGCAGACCGCGCAGCTGTTGCAGCTGCCGACCGCCGCGATCCTCACGCTGGTCCAGTTCGTCGCGGTCGGCGCGGTGCTCGGTGTCCACGCCTGGACCGTTCGCCGCAGGGAGAGCGCACTGCGCCTCGTCGACGCGGCCACCACGGCCCGAGGGCCGCGCGGGGCGGGGCAGTGGGCGCTGCTGTCCGGCGTTCTCCTCAGCATCGCCCTGCTGCTCCTGCTGCCGCTCGGGGTACTCGTCGAGCGGTCGTTCGCCACACCGGGCGGATTCGGTCTCTCGTACTACCGGGCGCTGACCGCGCTCGACGCGAGCGGCACCTTCCTGGTGCCGCCGCTGGAATCCGTCGGGAACTCGCTGCGGTACGCGGCGGTCGCCACGGCGATCGCGCTGGTGATCGGCGGCCTCGCCGCCGCGGCCCTGACCCGCAGGGCCGGACGGCTCGTGCGGGGCTTCGACGCGCTGCTGATGCTGCCGCTCGGGGTCTCCGCCGTCACCGTCGGCTTCGGTTTCCTGATCAGCCTCGACAAGCCCCCGCTGGACCTGCGCAGCTCCTGGATCCTGGTGCCGCTCGCCCAGGCGCTCGTCGGCGTGCCGTTCGTCGTCCGGACGATGCTGCCGGTGCTGCGGGCGGTCGACATCAGGCTGCGGGAGGCCGCCGCGGTGCTGGGCGCCTCCCCGCTGCGTGCCTTCCGCGAGGTGGACCTGCCGCTGGTGGGGCGGGCGCTGCTGGTCGCGGCCGGGTTCGCGTTCGCGGTCTCGCTCGGCGAGTTCGGGGCCACCGTCTTCATCGCGCGGCCCGACAACCCGACCCTGCCGGTCGCCGTCGCGCGGCTCCTCGCCCGCCCCGGCGACCTGACCTACGGCGAGGCGATGGCGCTGTCCACGGTCCTGATGATCGTGTGCGCCGCCTCGCTGCTGCTGCTCGAACGCATCCGCACCGACCGCTCGGGAGAGTTCTGA
- a CDS encoding thiamine ABC transporter substrate-binding protein produces the protein MPSTKKLVSAALAAALGVTALAACGSGGKQAGAGSGGDSGASGSKTVTLVSHDSFAASPAVLKQFTEETGYTVKVLKSGDAGEAVNKAILTKGDPQGDVFFGVDNTLLSRALDNGLFTPYTAKGLGQVDPSTRLDGTKHRVTPIDSGYLCVNYDRKYFTDHELAPPSTFADLVKPQYKNLLVTENVATSSPGLGFLLGTVAKYGDSGWQGYWKKLQANGVQVVDSWEQAYDQDFSGSAGGKKAKATRPLVVSYASSPPSEVLYAKPQPRTPAQAPTGVATGTCFRQIEFAGLLDGAKNTAGGKALINFMISKRFQEDMPLQMFVDPVVKGAKEPAVFTKFGAKITNGETMSPSRIAAHRDQWIQTWSSLVVK, from the coding sequence GTGCCCAGCACCAAGAAGCTCGTCTCGGCGGCACTTGCCGCCGCGCTCGGTGTCACCGCCCTCGCCGCCTGCGGCTCGGGCGGCAAGCAGGCGGGTGCCGGCAGCGGCGGGGACTCCGGCGCGTCGGGGTCCAAGACGGTCACGCTCGTCAGCCACGACTCGTTCGCCGCCTCGCCCGCCGTGCTGAAGCAGTTCACCGAGGAGACCGGCTACACGGTCAAGGTCCTCAAGAGCGGCGACGCCGGTGAGGCCGTCAACAAGGCCATCCTCACCAAGGGCGACCCGCAGGGCGACGTCTTCTTCGGCGTCGACAACACCCTCCTCAGCCGCGCTCTCGACAACGGGCTGTTCACCCCGTACACCGCGAAGGGCCTCGGCCAGGTCGACCCCAGCACCCGGCTGGACGGGACCAAGCACCGCGTCACGCCCATCGACAGCGGCTACCTCTGCGTCAACTACGACCGGAAGTACTTCACCGACCACGAGCTGGCGCCCCCGAGCACCTTCGCCGACCTGGTCAAGCCGCAGTACAAGAACCTGCTGGTCACCGAGAACGTCGCGACGTCCTCGCCCGGCCTCGGCTTCCTCCTCGGCACCGTCGCGAAGTACGGCGACTCCGGCTGGCAGGGCTACTGGAAGAAGCTCCAGGCCAACGGCGTCCAGGTGGTCGACAGCTGGGAGCAGGCCTACGACCAGGACTTCTCCGGCTCGGCCGGCGGCAAGAAGGCCAAGGCGACCCGGCCGCTCGTCGTCTCGTACGCCTCCAGCCCGCCGTCCGAAGTGCTGTACGCCAAGCCGCAGCCCAGGACCCCGGCGCAGGCGCCGACCGGTGTCGCGACCGGCACCTGCTTCCGGCAGATCGAGTTCGCGGGCCTCCTCGACGGCGCGAAGAACACCGCGGGCGGCAAGGCACTGATCAACTTCATGATCAGCAAGCGGTTCCAGGAGGACATGCCGCTCCAGATGTTCGTCGACCCGGTGGTCAAGGGCGCCAAGGAGCCCGCCGTCTTCACGAAGTTCGGGGCGAAGATCACGAACGGCGAGACCATGAGCCCGTCCCGGATCGCCGCGCACCGCGATCAGTGGATCCAGACGTGGTCCTCGCTCGTGGTGAAGTGA
- the rlmN gene encoding 23S rRNA (adenine(2503)-C(2))-methyltransferase RlmN yields the protein MAAPKPGELTFAAPKGVKRPPRHLADLTPAERREAVAAAGEKPFRAKQLSQHYFARYAHEPAQWTDIPAGSRQRLADALLPDLMSVVRHISCDDDTTRKTLWRLHDGTLVESVLMRYPDRVTMCISSQAGCGMNCPFCATGQNGLDRNLSTAEIVHQIVDGMRALRDGEVPGGPARLSNIVFMGMGEPLANYNRVVGSIRRLTDPEPDGLGLSQRGITVSTVGLVPAMLRFADEGFKCRLAVSLHAPDDELRDTLVPVNTRWKVREVLDAAWEYSEKSGRRVSIEYALIRDINDQAWRGDRLGRLLKNKRVHVNLIPLNPTPGSKWTASRPEDEKAFVDAIAAHGVPVTVRDTRGQEIDGACGQLAASER from the coding sequence ATGGCCGCGCCGAAGCCGGGAGAACTGACGTTCGCCGCGCCCAAGGGCGTGAAGCGTCCGCCGCGGCACCTCGCGGACCTCACGCCGGCCGAGCGCCGTGAAGCGGTCGCGGCCGCGGGGGAGAAGCCCTTCCGCGCCAAGCAGCTGTCCCAGCACTACTTCGCGCGGTACGCGCACGAACCGGCGCAGTGGACGGACATCCCGGCCGGCTCGCGGCAGCGGCTCGCCGACGCGCTCCTGCCGGACCTGATGTCCGTCGTACGGCACATCTCGTGCGACGACGACACGACGCGCAAGACGCTCTGGCGGCTGCACGACGGCACGCTGGTCGAGTCCGTGCTCATGCGCTACCCGGACCGGGTCACCATGTGCATCTCCTCGCAGGCGGGCTGCGGCATGAACTGCCCGTTCTGCGCCACCGGTCAGAACGGTCTGGACCGCAACCTCTCGACCGCCGAGATCGTGCACCAGATCGTGGACGGCATGCGCGCCCTGCGCGACGGCGAGGTGCCGGGCGGTCCCGCGCGGCTGTCCAACATCGTCTTCATGGGGATGGGGGAGCCGCTCGCCAACTACAACCGGGTCGTCGGGTCGATCCGCAGGCTCACCGACCCCGAGCCGGACGGCCTCGGCCTCTCCCAGCGCGGGATCACCGTCTCGACGGTCGGTCTGGTCCCGGCGATGCTGCGCTTCGCGGACGAGGGGTTCAAGTGCCGCCTCGCCGTCTCGTTGCACGCGCCGGACGACGAACTGCGCGACACGCTCGTACCGGTGAACACGCGCTGGAAGGTGCGGGAGGTGCTGGACGCCGCCTGGGAGTACTCCGAGAAGTCCGGCCGCCGGGTCTCCATCGAGTACGCGCTGATCCGTGACATCAACGATCAGGCGTGGCGGGGCGACCGGCTGGGCCGCCTGCTCAAGAACAAGCGCGTGCACGTCAACCTCATCCCGTTGAACCCGACACCCGGCTCCAAGTGGACGGCCTCCCGTCCCGAGGACGAGAAGGCGTTCGTGGACGCGATCGCGGCGCACGGCGTGCCGGTGACCGTGCGCGACACGCGCGGTCAGGAGATCGACGGGGCGTGCGGGCAGCTGGCGGCGTCCGAGCGCTGA
- a CDS encoding phosphatidate cytidylyltransferase gives MNDFSRGIPPAAGYGGPSYQGARPAGPAHDEPEAQQTRPMPIVPDGPVSEGPVTGGPWSGGQWSGGPLPGGPPPGSLPQGGSERGSAAPGAFVPGAPVSGDPGTGPAPSPGGYPPPRDEAVGREAGRPLAGPLFRDETQQEPMPSHQASDPSPDQPPQKKRAGRDLRAAIGVGVGLGAVVVASLFIVKAVFVGVIAAAVVVGLWELTSRLGEKKGIKAPIVPLAVGGAMMVVAGYVWGPEGAWIAMALTALAVLVSRMAQPPDGYLRDVTAGVFAVFYVPFLATFVALLLTAHDGPWRVLTFIILTVISDTGAYAVGWRFGTHKLAPRISPGKTREGLAGAIAFAMVAGALCMQFLIDDGAWWQGLLLGLGAAVSATLGDLGESMIKRDLGIKDMGTLLPGHGGIMDRLDSLLPTAPVVWLLMVIFVGSH, from the coding sequence ATGAACGACTTTTCCCGCGGTATCCCGCCGGCCGCCGGCTACGGGGGTCCGTCCTACCAGGGGGCCCGCCCGGCGGGTCCCGCCCACGATGAGCCCGAGGCCCAGCAGACTCGGCCCATGCCCATCGTGCCCGACGGCCCCGTATCCGAAGGACCCGTGACCGGCGGTCCGTGGTCCGGCGGCCAGTGGTCCGGCGGTCCTCTGCCGGGCGGGCCCCCGCCCGGCAGCCTCCCGCAGGGGGGCTCCGAGCGGGGAAGCGCCGCGCCCGGTGCCTTCGTGCCGGGTGCCCCGGTGTCCGGGGACCCCGGGACTGGCCCCGCCCCGTCGCCCGGGGGCTACCCGCCCCCGCGGGACGAAGCCGTCGGCCGGGAGGCGGGACGCCCCCTGGCCGGACCCCTGTTCCGTGACGAGACGCAGCAGGAGCCCATGCCCTCGCACCAGGCGTCCGACCCGTCGCCCGACCAGCCTCCGCAGAAGAAGCGTGCGGGCCGTGACCTGCGCGCCGCGATAGGGGTAGGGGTCGGCCTCGGCGCCGTGGTCGTCGCCTCGCTGTTCATCGTCAAGGCCGTGTTCGTCGGGGTGATCGCGGCGGCCGTCGTGGTCGGTCTGTGGGAACTGACGAGCAGGCTCGGCGAGAAGAAGGGCATCAAGGCGCCGATCGTCCCGCTCGCCGTGGGCGGCGCGATGATGGTCGTCGCGGGGTACGTGTGGGGCCCGGAGGGCGCCTGGATCGCGATGGCGCTGACCGCGCTCGCCGTGCTGGTCTCGCGGATGGCGCAGCCGCCCGACGGCTACCTGCGGGATGTCACCGCGGGCGTGTTCGCGGTGTTCTACGTTCCATTCCTCGCCACGTTCGTCGCGCTGCTGCTGACGGCGCACGACGGTCCCTGGCGCGTGCTCACGTTCATCATCCTGACCGTCATCAGCGACACGGGTGCGTACGCGGTCGGCTGGCGGTTCGGTACGCACAAGCTGGCGCCGCGCATCAGCCCCGGCAAGACCCGCGAGGGCCTGGCCGGTGCGATCGCCTTCGCGATGGTGGCCGGCGCGCTGTGCATGCAGTTCCTGATCGACGACGGGGCGTGGTGGCAGGGCCTGCTGCTGGGGCTCGGCGCCGCGGTCAGCGCGACGCTCGGCGACCTCGGCGAGTCGATGATCAAGCGGGACCTCGGGATCAAGGATATGGGGACCCTGCTGCCTGGCCACGGCGGCATCATGGACCGCCTGGACTCCCTGCTCCCCACGGCGCCCGTCGTGTGGCTGCTGATGGTGATCTTCGTCGGTTCGCACTGA
- the frr gene encoding ribosome recycling factor, with product MIEETLLEAEEKMEKAVLVAKDDFAAIRTGRAHPAMFNKIVADYYGAMTPINQLASFSVPEARMAVVTPFDKSALRNIEQAIRDSDLGVNPSNDGSIIRVVFPELTEERRRQFIKVAKTKAEDSKISIRAVRRKAKETIDKLVKDGDVGEDEGRRAEKELDDTTTKYVAQVDELLKHKESELLEV from the coding sequence GTGATCGAAGAGACCCTCCTCGAAGCCGAGGAAAAAATGGAGAAGGCCGTCCTGGTCGCGAAGGACGACTTCGCAGCGATCCGCACCGGACGCGCCCACCCGGCGATGTTCAACAAGATCGTCGCCGACTACTACGGCGCCATGACACCGATCAACCAGCTCGCCTCGTTCTCCGTGCCCGAGGCACGGATGGCCGTGGTGACCCCGTTCGACAAGAGCGCCCTGCGCAACATCGAGCAGGCCATCCGCGACTCGGACCTGGGCGTCAACCCGAGCAACGACGGCAGCATCATCCGGGTGGTGTTCCCCGAGCTGACCGAGGAGCGGCGCCGCCAGTTCATCAAGGTCGCCAAGACCAAGGCCGAGGACTCCAAGATCTCGATCCGCGCGGTGCGCCGCAAGGCCAAGGAGACCATCGACAAGCTGGTCAAGGACGGCGACGTCGGTGAGGACGAGGGCAGGCGGGCGGAGAAGGAGCTCGACGACACCACGACGAAGTACGTCGCGCAGGTCGACGAGCTGCTCAAGCACAAGGAATCCGAGCTGCTTGAGGTCTGA
- the pyrH gene encoding UMP kinase, whose product MSNGVDADHSPDDRTADGPRPRRFMLKLSGEAFAGGGALGVDPDIVHAIAREIAAVVRDGAQIALVIGGGNFFRGAELQQRGMDRARSDYMGMLGTVMNCLALQDFLEKEGVETRVQTAITMGQVAEPYIPLRAVRHLEKGRVVIFGAGMGMPYFSTDTTAAQRALEIHAEALLMGKNGVDGVYDSDPKTNPGAVKFDALGFSEVISRDLRVADLTAITLCQDNKLPILVFELLAEGNIARAVKGEKIGTLVSDQGSRG is encoded by the coding sequence ATGAGCAACGGCGTGGACGCCGACCATTCCCCCGACGACCGCACCGCCGACGGCCCGAGGCCCCGGCGTTTCATGCTGAAGCTGTCCGGTGAGGCCTTCGCCGGAGGGGGAGCGCTCGGCGTCGACCCCGACATCGTGCACGCCATCGCCCGCGAGATCGCGGCCGTCGTCCGGGACGGCGCCCAGATCGCGCTCGTCATCGGCGGCGGCAACTTCTTCCGTGGCGCGGAGCTCCAGCAGCGCGGCATGGACCGGGCGCGCTCCGATTACATGGGCATGCTCGGCACGGTCATGAACTGCCTGGCCCTCCAGGACTTCCTGGAGAAGGAGGGCGTCGAGACCCGCGTACAGACCGCGATCACCATGGGTCAGGTCGCGGAGCCGTACATCCCGCTGCGCGCGGTGCGCCACCTGGAGAAGGGCCGCGTCGTCATCTTCGGTGCGGGCATGGGCATGCCGTACTTCTCCACCGACACCACGGCGGCCCAGCGGGCCCTGGAGATCCACGCGGAAGCCCTGCTCATGGGCAAGAACGGCGTCGACGGCGTCTACGACTCCGACCCCAAGACCAACCCGGGAGCCGTCAAGTTCGACGCGCTCGGGTTCAGCGAGGTCATCTCCCGCGACCTGCGCGTCGCCGACCTGACCGCCATCACCCTGTGCCAGGACAACAAACTGCCGATCCTGGTCTTCGAGCTGCTGGCCGAGGGCAATATCGCGCGCGCGGTCAAGGGTGAGAAGATCGGCACTCTCGTGAGCGACCAGGGCAGCAGGGGCTGA
- the tsf gene encoding translation elongation factor Ts — protein MANYTAAEVKKLRELTGAGMMDCKKALDEADGNVEAAVELLRVKGQKGVAKREGRNAENGAVVSLIAEDHTSGVLLELKCETDFVAKGEKFQAVAAALAEHVAKTSPAGVEALLASEIEPGKTVQAYVDEANANLGEKIVLDRFAQFPADGGFVATYMHRTMPDLPPQVGVLVELDKENAEIAKDVAQHIAAFSPKYLTREDVPADIVENERRVAEATSREEGKPEAALPKIVEGRVNGFFKEVTLLDQPFAKDNKKSVKKVLDEAGVTLKRFARIRVGA, from the coding sequence ATGGCGAACTACACCGCCGCCGAGGTCAAGAAGCTCCGTGAGCTCACCGGTGCCGGCATGATGGACTGCAAGAAGGCGCTCGACGAGGCCGACGGCAACGTGGAAGCCGCGGTCGAGCTGCTCCGCGTCAAGGGCCAGAAGGGCGTCGCGAAGCGCGAGGGCCGCAACGCTGAGAACGGCGCCGTGGTCTCCCTCATCGCCGAGGACCACACCTCCGGTGTGCTGCTGGAGCTGAAGTGCGAGACGGACTTCGTCGCCAAGGGCGAGAAGTTCCAGGCCGTGGCCGCCGCGCTCGCCGAGCACGTCGCGAAGACGTCGCCCGCCGGCGTCGAGGCGCTGCTCGCCTCCGAGATCGAGCCGGGCAAGACCGTCCAGGCGTACGTCGACGAGGCCAACGCCAACCTCGGCGAGAAGATCGTCCTCGACCGCTTCGCGCAGTTCCCCGCGGACGGTGGCTTCGTGGCCACCTACATGCACCGCACCATGCCCGACCTTCCGCCGCAGGTCGGCGTCCTGGTCGAGCTGGACAAGGAGAACGCCGAGATCGCGAAGGACGTCGCGCAGCACATCGCCGCGTTCTCGCCGAAGTACCTCACCCGTGAGGACGTCCCGGCCGACATCGTGGAGAACGAGCGCCGCGTCGCCGAGGCCACCTCGCGCGAGGAGGGCAAGCCCGAGGCCGCCCTGCCGAAGATCGTCGAAGGCCGGGTCAACGGTTTCTTCAAGGAGGTCACCCTCCTCGACCAGCCGTTCGCGAAGGACAACAAGAAGTCAGTCAAGAAGGTCCTGGACGAGGCCGGTGTCACGCTGAAGCGCTTCGCGCGCATTCGCGTCGGCGCCTGA
- the rpsB gene encoding 30S ribosomal protein S2 → MAVVTMRELLESGVHFGHQTRRWNPKMKRFIFTERNGIYIIDLLQSLSYIDRAYEFVKETVAHGGSVMFVGTKKQAQEAIAEQATRVGMPYVNQRWLGGMLTNFSTVYKRLQRLKELEQIDFDDVAASGLTKKELLVLSREKTKLEKTLGGIREMQKVPSAVWIVDTKKEHIAVGEARKLHIPVVAILDTNCDPDEVDYKIPGNDDAIRSVTLLTRVIADAVAEGLISRSGVAAGDQKPGEKAAGEPLAEWERDLLEKKDDAEGAEKPADADADAEAEVQTSAETAKVADAEQTEEAPAAAEAEAAAEAPAEEAPAAAADAAEQA, encoded by the coding sequence ATGGCCGTCGTCACGATGCGGGAGCTGCTGGAAAGCGGCGTCCACTTCGGTCACCAGACCCGTCGTTGGAACCCGAAGATGAAGCGCTTCATCTTCACGGAGCGCAACGGCATCTACATCATCGACCTGCTCCAGTCGCTGTCGTACATCGACCGCGCCTACGAGTTCGTCAAGGAGACCGTCGCGCACGGCGGTTCCGTGATGTTCGTCGGCACCAAGAAGCAGGCGCAGGAAGCGATCGCCGAGCAGGCGACGCGCGTGGGCATGCCCTACGTCAACCAGCGCTGGCTCGGCGGCATGCTGACCAACTTCTCCACGGTCTACAAGCGCCTCCAGCGCCTCAAGGAGCTGGAGCAGATCGACTTCGACGACGTGGCCGCCTCCGGCCTCACGAAGAAGGAGCTCCTGGTCCTCTCGCGTGAGAAGACCAAGCTGGAGAAGACCCTCGGCGGTATCCGCGAAATGCAGAAGGTGCCGAGCGCCGTCTGGATCGTCGACACCAAGAAGGAGCACATCGCCGTCGGTGAGGCGCGCAAGCTCCACATCCCGGTCGTCGCGATCCTCGACACCAACTGCGACCCCGACGAGGTCGACTACAAGATCCCGGGCAACGACGACGCGATCCGCTCCGTCACCCTGCTCACCCGCGTGATCGCCGACGCCGTCGCCGAGGGCCTCATCTCCCGTTCCGGCGTCGCGGCCGGCGACCAGAAGCCGGGCGAGAAGGCCGCCGGCGAGCCGCTCGCCGAGTGGGAGCGGGACCTGCTGGAGAAGAAGGACGACGCCGAGGGCGCCGAGAAGCCGGCTGACGCCGACGCTGACGCTGAGGCCGAGGTCCAGACCTCCGCCGAGACGGCCAAGGTCGCCGACGCCGAGCAGACGGAGGAGGCCCCGGCCGCCGCCGAGGCCGAGGCTGCCGCTGAGGCCCCCGCCGAAGAGGCTCCGGCCGCCGCCGCGGACGCCGCCGAGCAGGCCTGA